The nucleotide window ATTGCTCCTTAGGAGGCTTATTCCCACTCTGATGTAACTCCATGGCTGTTAGTTTCCACACCAAATTATTTGCCACTATTTTCAATTAATCCtgagttggttttggtttctgtttgcaTATTGTAGTTGTGTTCATAATTGGAAGCGGAATGTACAAGAAAGTTAAACCTCAAGGAAATATAATGATTCAAGTTTCCAAATGCATTGGAGTAAGTACTGTTTGTATTCCCCAAAACCCTGGCAGCAGTTTATAAAACTGTTCAGTAAACTTGCCTAGATCAGAAATCTGTCATAATATGAGGAAAGCTTCtgaagttttttacttttttccttacagaagGCTTCTTACTGACACCTCCAGATTTAGACTGCCTTTTTATTTATCTATATCTTGGTTTATATGTGAATTTATACACAAAGAAAGATGTCAGTGATGTGTAAAAGCTTATCCCAACTTCTGGGAATCATTCCTTCCTCGTTTGTGCACCTTTATGCAGCCGTGTAATAAGAGACAAACATACCTTGACCTCTCTGCTCTCAAGAGCAGAACTACTAGTATATCTTATCAGCAAAAATTTATTGCTTATTAAAAGACTGCTATTTACAATGCAGAGATATATTGATACCTACTGTATTAAGGAGATAGAGGGGGTTACATGGAAGTGGAAGCCTGCAAGGAAGGGAGCTAAATCTGCATGAATAGCACTGCATGTCCCAACTTTGCAATATCTCAACTTTGAAGTCagggctttttttcatttatggaCTTATTTATTCTCCATGCAGATCTGCCAGCTTGTTATAGTCCAGACCACTGATTATCTTGCAAGCACTTTCAAAAACAGATCTCTATAGGTAACTGGCCATTGCTTAGAGTGCTGTCCCTAAGGCCCAGCTCAACCTTGCATATTAACCCATGCTGAAAGTCTTAGGAGTTTTTCAGGGCTATATTCAGTGTCAAGGTATGAGGAATATCTACAAGATGAAGCTTCTCATAGTGAAATGTACTCTTACAGCCATTCAGCTCTGAAAACCTGTGCTTATGACATTCTTCTATTTGTTGTTGTACATAAGTAAGACTGAAGTAGGCAGGTCTTTGAGTTCCTAACAGCAACCCACATTGAGAGAAACTACTCTGAGCTGTTTGGCTCACCTAATCCCAGGTGCACATTCCACTGGATATGCAGTGTGAGGCTTTAAATGCAATAGTCCCTGAGATGCTTAGAGCAATTAACAGAGGTAAGTCACCTTTAGCACCCTCTAAACACTAGAAGCAGGAATGTCATCTCTAGTGACAAAACAGCTTATAGCATTTTACAAATACTTGTAACGCCATTAAACAAAATTCTGTCTCTCCTCAGTTTGCCATCAAAAACAGGTTTCGGCATCGCAGCAAGGAGTTCCCCAAGAGAGAGCACTGGCTAGACTGGGCAAGTGAGAAATATGACGTAAGTACTGTGTGAGCACTCCTGTGTCGTGGCCCTGACCCTCAGCTTCTCTTCTGTCTGAAGAGGCTCTGATCCATTGTCTCAAGCACTGGGCAAATAGTTTTGGGCCTCTCAAATATTTAGAAACTAATAGTCTGACCAAACCTCAGTGCTCCCCTGGGATTGCTAttggagaaagcagagctgttcGAGTTGATGCGCTGTTGGATcataggctgcccagggagacTCATGGTGGGTGAAGAAAAGactttttcccttggaaaaaatacaagcatccattattttttgtaaaatagcAAGCATTATCCTTGTCAGTTTCTTGTTTCTCTCAGTAAGCTGGCTTCAAACAAAAATATGCTCATGGGAAAATGGCCATAGTGTTGACTGTCGTGGTTAATGCGCAGGGCCATAACACTTGTCTTGGGATCAAACTGCAGAATTATGCTTAGAAATTTCAGCTTAAGTGGATAAACACTGTCTCCCCCTGCCCTCAGTACAAGCTCCTTACCATGACTCTCAAAGCCTTGTGTTCCACAGTCCCCAACCACATCCCTTGCCTCCTATCCACCCTGCCCTGTTGTCAATGACAATACAAACCTTAGCCTGCcccctttattttcctttttcctgtatGCATTTTTCATGTATGAAATGCATTCCTCAGTCACCCGTCATTCAAACACCTCCTTCCTAGAAAAATAACACAGCGCCAAGTGCAAAATCTCACGCAGCCATCAGTATACATGCCAAGAGGCAGAGGTCTTTCTGATATTGGTGTCACCTTTAACCAGCCCTTCTCACACCCACAAGCAGACCTTgtgcttttaaacagaaatcagCAGAAGTACCCACCACACAGTTTAAGGCATAGGTAAACATTACATGATGTGTTTTACCTGTCACTGTGCTGTGAACAGTCTGCaactgttttgtttgtctttttttttttttttttttgttgaccACTTCGTCTTCTGTAATTCTCATTTGCTGCAGAAACGACTGATTGCTCAGACTAAGGCGGTGTTGAAGGTGCTTTTCCTTTACATCCCTCTTCCCATGTTCTGGGCGCTTTTTGACCAGCAGGTAAAGCAATTAGAGCTGTACCATTGTCACTCTATGTACTCTGAGGTCACCAGACATAAAAGGTGCCAATGGGAGGGTGCAAAATAATTCTTTGCAAGTTCTTTAACCTGGTTCTAACATGAAGGGGTAGTTACTGAGATATGTTAGTACAGGATGTTTTGCAGCTAGGGGAAACTGTTTATCTGGACATGCCCAAGACTGTTTCAGTGACTGAGGCCACTCCAAATCTTTTATCTGCTAGGACTCAGCAGATGAAATAGTAATTTAAAACTTTCTTAGTTCTAATGCTTCTTCCACTCCCAATTGTGAGTCAAAATGTAGGGTCCTGGATCAGGGCTGGATGCTGGTTTGCTTAACCACTCAAACTTGTTATAAATACCTCACACCTTCAAGCAGAAGTAGAAGCCTGTAATTCCCATTCACTTTGTGGACTGAGTGCTCAGGACTCATGAAAGCAGGCTTTCATAGTTAACTAATGAAGTACAAATTTAGGAGGGTGTCTGAGAGAACCAGCAGCTGAAAGCTTTATCCAAGGCAGGCTGTAGGAAGTTTGGTCCAGATTGCCTAGATCATGCTGCTTTAGTACCAATGAGCTGTAACTATCAGTGTGACCTGTTACAAATAGGCAACCCTGCTATGAAATTCAGAACTAAATACCCATTATGGGAGTAATAACTCACATCTCAGACAGTGATACATCACGGGTGGCTAAAAGTTCTCACCACAGATGCAGTGATGCATGTTCCTGTCTCACCCTGGGCTCAGGCTAAAAGTCAGCCCTGCTTGACCTGGCTATAGGCAGGCTTTTGGGCAGAGGGCTTACGGCAGGTCCAGCCCTGGCTTGGCTGCTCACTGCTGGGCTGTGTGAAGGGAGGGTGGATGTGCAGTGGTGTGGGGTACTGGGGCTCAGGTGGGTGGCACAAAGGCACTCGGGTGGCCTCTGTGCACAGCACGCAGCAGTGCTCTGCACAGCATGTCCCTGCCGTACCCAGCTAATCTCTGCATCTAAATTATTTTCCACTCTATTTCATGAAGCTTGTAAATAAAGTGAAATGGGCCACAAGGATCACTTTGTTCAAATGTTTATGCTGCAGAGTAAGAATACTTCCATAGCAAGCTAGCTTTATTTTTGATTGTATTGCATGTCTTTCTCAACACTTTACTTATGAAAACGATTCAAGAGGAACTTTGGAAGATTGATTTACTGTGGAATTTaacttttctcttcttttgttaaGGGGTCAAGATGGACACTGCAAGCCACAACAATGGATGGGAATTTTGTAGGttactttttcttgctttttttcttaattggcaCTTGTTTTTCAGATcagtttttttttgttgtcacaATATTAAaacctatttattttttcttcaccagGGATCTATCCAGATTCAGCCAGACCAAATGCAGGTACAGTAATCTTCTGTCTGTCAATTCTAAGGACTTCCTGAAGATTATATATGTAAATTGCCCTCCGTTAAAAAAAGGACTTtgaaaaatacttgattttttttttcccttcttatgtTCATCTTCAACAGACTGTGAATCCAATCCTGATTATTATAATGGTCCCAGTTGTAGATGCTGTGGTTTATCCTTTAATCAAGAAATGCAAGATCAATTTTACGTAAGTTGATGTACTTACCTGACTTTAGCAGAGGGTCATTTTAGTGGTTTCTTTAAACTGCTCTTCCAGCACTAATGTAAGAAGAGCAAGCATTCAAGCTAAGTAGAGAATAGCAGTGTATTTAAAATGGGGTTaattctttaaagaaattaaaattaaaaaataaagaatattgcAAGTGGTATGTACAGGCACCACAGACTAGAGGAAGAGAATCTAATGATGAAGTAACAATATATTCCAGTTAAGGGCAAAATCTTTTTATTGCAGGAGAGATGCTgtttactgttttccttttcccccatgtctaccccctctccttcccaaagCATAAGGAGTAGAAATACAACATACATCCTTAGCATGTGTTACGTTTTGGGCTTAAAACTACCTCAGACAAGATGTTTCCTCCTCACTCCCCATGAGGAACCTGGCTCATTGAATACTTCTAGATGTCAATTCAGAGGGCATTGcccattatttttaatgttggtAATGAAGTGGCTTGCAGTTGCAAGTTggagaggcagaagaaaatacagttcttcagaaaattttTATAGGGCCAAGATGCAACACTGCTTTCCCATCTGGTCATGAAAAACTGGGGTCATGTGCTGTCATTCATTTGTGGACACTCTACATCTGTCAGATGATGCTGTAAATAAAATATCTACCTTAAATTTACCCTTACAGCTTACCTGAATGTTGGTAGATATCTCTTAATTCAATAtatttctctgactttttctgttcaatattattttgatttaaacaTAGCAATATAGACACAAGTTGTTAcacttttttaaaaggcataacAACTATactggattggggttttttttcttcctgcagatcaGACTTTTCCAGAAAACTAATAATTATGCTCAGTCAATGTTTATGCCCAGCAGATGCAGAGTAACAGGTTATTAAGATGATGCAGGAAAGATATATTTCCCAATAGTGTAATTATGAATTCAGAGGTACCTGCTTAGCAGAACACTTTCTCTAACAACATCAGCCCTTCAAATGGTGATAATGTGCTAGTTGTGGCCATTTGAGTTTCCCACCATGGAAGAAAAACAACTAACAGCTGAAGCTTTGTATTAATATATGTCTTAAAACTCatgtgtgtggttttgttgtACTAGGCCCCTGAGGAAGATCACTGTTGGTATGTTCCTGGCATCTTTGGCttttgttgctgctgcccttGTGCAAGTGCAAATAGATGTAAGTTCAGCCACATGCAAGTATTTACTATTAATATTTAGCTGTTAGAACAAAGTGTTTTGATAATTAAGATCACAGTAATTAGAGTACTTTTTCCATGTGACTTAGGATAGGGcactgattttacttttttctgtccTACAGAAAACTCTTCCAGTTTTCCCTGCAGCTGGGCAAACCCAAATCAAAGTAATAAATATAGGTACTGATGGTGCAACAGTTCAGTTTGAATCTCCACTTCAGAGTGTAAATGTAATGTCTATGGAGTCGGTAAGTAAGGGAGGATGAGAAATAgcaaggtaaagaaaaaaaatctcattgagTAAGTCAATGTGGTTCTTAACTAATGGTTCAAAATTGATTCTTTCCTAGTTTTTTCTCTAGTAATTgtaaagtggggtttttttgtattgtggAATGAATTGTTACTGAAAAAACAGTGAATGAAGAAATGGTAACTTTCAATATTCTAAATAGTACTAGTTTGCTTTTGCAAGtcttttttttcaagaaacttAATAGTGATTTTGAACTAATTGAAAATTTCACTCTTGTTAGAAAGGTGCCATTTCTTAACAGCAAGAACATCCCTTCTTTCAATAAAAGTCCATTCAGCTCTAGTAAGTCACTGCTCTGTGACCGTGTCACTGTGAGTGATCACTTACTTGAACAGCTTTTTCTGTGGCTACATCACATATATTAAACTTCAGATTTTGCTGTCAAAGAACCTTTTCATGTTCTAATACAGAACAACCTTGATAGCTCTATTGACAGCAAAGATGGACATTTTTAATAATGGATGTTAGGAAGTGTGTTCTCTGATAGCTCTCAGTCCTGTTTCCATGTAAGAGGAGAAAGCCTACTGCATTCTCCTCCAAATTTGCCTCACATGGAAACTGAGCTGTGAGAAGGTAAGAGCACCCAAACTGTATGCTGATGTGGAATTCATATAACCATGGTGATTACCTGAAGGTGAAGGGTGTAAAATGCTCCACTCCCTACTGTAGACATTTTATAATCCAGATGTTTTGGATTATAAAGTGTTCTTTATAATCATATAAAACAAAAGGGTTATTTTAGTACTACATTAATGTGCTTATTAGTGTTTCCAGTATTTTATGATGATAAAATgtatttagaatatttaaaacaTGTCCTGGTAATAGTCACTCCTGTAATGCTGAAACCATAAAGATGTAGCTTGCACTTGCATCTCTTAAGAGGGGTTGCTATTTGGAAAATGCTGCATCTTAACTTATGCTAGTATAGCCTCTGTAGCTAAACAGATTTTTACTTGGTGGTGCTGGTATGCCTGACTTATCTGGAGCAGGAAACGCACAGGAAAATGTAACAGCTGTTCCATAATGCTTCTGGCAAGCTTATGTTCCTTTGAAGCTAGtgtaacaaaagaaattaataaaaaaaaaaaaaagatcgaGTGAAATTAGTGCTTGAAGTAGAAAGCCTAACAAAAATGAAAGTTAGGAGATGCTCGCAATCTCTGGCACTTCAGAAGTAACACACGTTTAAACTTCTGACCTCCTGGAGTCTACAACACTGCCTCAAAGGTGTAGACAAATATGCAGTTGCATAGAAATTTATAGCAATTTGTTTGTCTTTGTAGACGGGCTACATGACATTTGACACGTCTCAGTTGCAATCAGTAAACataatttctggaaataaaactACATCTGAAGTTATCACATTGCCAGGGGGAAGTCGTCACACTCTTGCAGTTAAAAATTCAGCAAACATTGTTGCTAAATGGGTAAGTCTGCTTAATTCCCAAGATATACATTAATCTCTTAGCAGCTATCTACGTGTGTGAAGCTGAGAGGACAAGTTCTGCGTAGCTTTTCcctttgtcttgttttctctctcccatTCTCTGCTGTATCAGTGAGACTGGTGAGCTGTAGAGACCAGGGTAGGAAGctgtttcaaaaacaaaaaaaaaggtaaaaagttACCAACTTAGGGTAATTGTCAAGTTAAATACTTTCGCCAAGACTTAAATGTGTGGTCATACAGCATTTTCCAGTAGACATGTATCCTAGTAGGGTACTAAAAGGGAAGGTCTGGAGTTCTGCTCCAAAGCCTCTGTTAATTCTCACTGCTATGTAACAGTGCACATTTAAGCTGTTCACTGATGCCAATGAAGTATCTTGATAATGGTTTCTTCCACCAGCTGTTTGACAATGTCACATCAAAACcagaagaaggaaataatctTGTCAGGTAGAGTTTGTTTTGCTCCTAAAATTTGGTGGTAGTGTAACTGTCTTTTCAATCTGCTTCTTGGGTGGACTCTTCTTGTTTAACAGTTTTCTATACTGTAGGAACTCTTCACTTGCTGGACACTTCACTTGATATTTAGAGGGTGTAGGAAGTTCTGGGGCATGATTCATCTGGTATCTTGCATATCTACTTTGGGTATAATTTAGCTAAAATTGGAAGTGTATGTTTTGCTCCATTGTCTAGATTGCACAGATTGCACGTCTATCCCTCCTTTTTAATCTTGGGTAAGAAGTATCCtactacttctgtttttcttctacatCTTCCATTTGCAGATGCACTTGTTACTGGTTGTAGCAGACACTCTTCTAAGCAGACAGTGGGCTAATGTGGGTCTAGCTTGCTTTTTGCATTAGCCACACTTTAAGAGATTTAGAGATCTTCCAAAAATGTTAACTGACAAAAATGAAAGGGGAAGGCTTGATGCTTGTTGTGCTGCCAGTATATCATTAAAAGTAAAACCTGTATTCTTTAACTTATGCGTATTTTGGTTAATATTTCAACACTCTTGCATTTTAAAGGTTCATAAACAATTTGCCTGATACTATCAACATCACTATGGGTGACACTGCTTTTGAAACACTGATGTCTTTTTCTGCCAGTAATTACAACCTCTTTCCAGGAGGAAGGTAAGCATTTTTCTTTACCCTGATCTAACCACTTAGACTTACTTGTCCTTGGGAAAAGGACAGAGTACTCTCTTATTTTATACAATACACACAATTGGCTATACCTATGATCtgaactgtgtttttttctttttcagaaaagacaaTATTATGGCTATTATAAATTCAATCCCTTGTTCAGTTACTTCAAAGACATTAGGATTTGGCAGTGCCTATACAATTGTAATTAACGGGGTGAGTTGCCAGGGGTGTTGGATGGACAATACAGAATTACTTTTCCtgtcaatattttaattaaaaaatacttgcaGAATTATCACTCTTGCTCTTAATTGTACATATGATAGAGTTCTGGTATGCTAAACAGCACATAAAACTACTGTTAACTATAAAAATAATGATGGGTATAATAATGACATAATGCAAGAATTAATGTTCATCACTAATGGCCTTAAATCTTCAGCCCTACTAGACACTAAGGATGAAGTCTGCTGTAAAATAGCTACTACTTAACAACTGGCTATGCAGTGCTTCACATACAATATTGATTTACCTAGAACTTTGTGTATACATGATTACAGAGATGATATAGAACTGCTTAGAGTGCCTTTAGCATACAGACTCTTTACCATTTTTTCTAATGTGCTATTTTAATTTCCAGTGTACTGGCAACACTCTTGATGTAACATATTCTGAAGATATCTCACCCAATACAGTTCATATGGCTTGGCAGATCCCTCAGTATTTTATTCTTACATGTGCAGAAGTAGTCTTCTCCGTCACCGGGCTGGAGTTTTCATACTCACAGGTAGGTTTTGCTCTTCAGAGCTCTCATTGTGCTAAGAATCCTGGTACAAACAAAAATCTTCTGTGATCTATTGTTTTTAAGTGGTGGTTTCATATTGCTGCTTTGTTTGGACAATTATGTCCTTCAGAGCTCCCTAGGAGGACTATAGGCTGGTGCAAGTCGGCCATATTTCACCAGCATTCAGTGCTTTCCACGAAGCTATGTTGAATTATATCGTTTGAATACTAACCACAAGTCCTCAAATCTCCTTCTCACATATGAATTTCCACTGAAAAGATGTGAAAATGTACTGCTGCTATAAAACCAAACTGGAGAGCCCTCAAACATAAAATGAACAAGTGCTGACACCTTCTCTTCACACCAATATCCTCCATACGGTCTTTAGCCGCAGTTCAATTATACACTCTTAATTCCTTTGTCTTTCAACTCCAGTTTGTTATTAGCTGTGTGTATTCCTTAATTCTGAGTCTATAAACTGCAGTGATGAGAACGTTGTAAGATGTGGCTTGCTAGACTATGATGCACTCAATTTCTTCATTTAATGTGAACTATGTGTGACTGAGATGTAAAATGTGCTTGTTAGTTACCCACTGTGTACAAGGCAAAAGGTGTTCTAGTTAGGAATAGTAACTGATTGCTCATCAAAGCTTTCTCCAGGCCTGTTTAGTTCTCTagcaatttttaattaaaaaaccccaaccaaataAAATCAAACCATTAAATCCTCCCCCCAGAGAACTGGTGTTTGTTATAATGTAAAGAATGCAGTAAACATCAGAAAATGATAGCAGTGTTTGACTAAAACTTAAGTGTTTTACTTCTCTAGGCCCCATCTAATATGaaggcagtgctgcaggcaggatgGCTGCTGACAGTGGCTGTTGGTAACATAATTGTCCTTATCGTAGCTGGAGCATCCAAACTCAGTGAGCAGGTAA belongs to Strix uralensis isolate ZFMK-TIS-50842 chromosome 2, bStrUra1, whole genome shotgun sequence and includes:
- the SLC15A1 gene encoding solute carrier family 15 member 1, whose amino-acid sequence is MRKYPCFFSRQICALGAGNWSDEQAELSSAAAQRGTRVSLVWAASWEIGDGSWKREKPDAAGSAHVTSAAKSRSKGKSVSIPSCFGYPLSIFFIIINEFCERFSYYGMRAVLVLYFKYFLQWDDNLSTAIYHTFVALCYLTPILGALIADSWLGKFKTIVSLSIVYTIGQAVMSVSSINDLTDHNRDGSPDNVPVHIALSMTGLILIALGTGGIKPCVSAFGGDQFEDDQEKQRTRFFSIFYLSINAGSLLSTIITPILRAQECGIHSKQRCYPLAFGVPAALMAVSLVVFIIGSGMYKKVKPQGNIMIQVSKCIGFAIKNRFRHRSKEFPKREHWLDWASEKYDKRLIAQTKAVLKVLFLYIPLPMFWALFDQQGSRWTLQATTMDGNFGSIQIQPDQMQTVNPILIIIMVPVVDAVVYPLIKKCKINFTPLRKITVGMFLASLAFVAAALVQVQIDKTLPVFPAAGQTQIKVINIGTDGATVQFESPLQSVNVMSMESTGYMTFDTSQLQSVNIISGNKTTSEVITLPGGSRHTLAVKNSANIVAKWLFDNVTSKPEEGNNLVRFINNLPDTINITMGDTAFETLMSFSASNYNLFPGGRKDNIMAIINSIPCSVTSKTLGFGSAYTIVINGCTGNTLDVTYSEDISPNTVHMAWQIPQYFILTCAEVVFSVTGLEFSYSQAPSNMKAVLQAGWLLTVAVGNIIVLIVAGASKLSEQWAEYVLFAALLLAVCIIFAVMAYFYTYTDPNEIEAQFDEEEKKQVKKDEDVYEKQTEAVSRM